In Paenibacillus algicola, a genomic segment contains:
- a CDS encoding acrylyl-CoA reductase family protein has protein sequence MGIPEAFQAYVVNKDEQGFRAGVTQLGPEQLPEGDVSIQVSYSSVNYKDGLASIPDGRIVRRYPFIPGIDLAGTVVQSSHPEYEAGDHVLCTGYDLGVSHEGGFSEYARLNGDWLVKLPAGLSAKEAMGIGTAGFTAALSVHALIHNGLKPEHGPVLVTGATGGVGSFAVSILSRLGYEIVASTGKKEKEEAWLKALGAHEVISRDELPPEKPGPISAERWAGAIDPVGGERLADTLKQLKYGGSAALSGLTGGTDFPGTVYPFILRNIRLLGIDSVYCPMSVRKDVWSLLAGPWKPESVLAEGIREVGLAELPATLGQILQGQAVGRTVVSMS, from the coding sequence ATGGGGATACCTGAAGCTTTTCAAGCGTATGTGGTAAATAAGGATGAACAAGGATTTCGGGCTGGCGTGACACAGCTGGGTCCGGAGCAGCTGCCGGAGGGTGATGTATCGATCCAGGTCTCCTACAGCAGCGTCAATTACAAAGACGGCCTTGCTTCTATACCAGATGGAAGAATTGTGCGGCGCTATCCGTTCATTCCAGGCATTGATTTGGCGGGGACGGTGGTGCAGTCCAGTCATCCTGAATATGAAGCAGGCGATCATGTGCTTTGCACAGGCTATGACCTTGGAGTCAGCCATGAAGGAGGCTTCAGCGAATATGCGCGTCTGAACGGCGATTGGCTGGTGAAGCTGCCGGCCGGCTTGTCAGCGAAGGAAGCTATGGGCATCGGTACGGCGGGCTTCACTGCGGCACTGTCGGTTCATGCTCTGATTCATAATGGACTGAAGCCGGAGCATGGTCCGGTCCTAGTGACGGGTGCAACCGGGGGAGTAGGCAGCTTCGCAGTGTCTATCCTATCGCGGCTTGGTTATGAAATTGTGGCATCCACGGGTAAAAAAGAGAAGGAGGAGGCCTGGCTGAAAGCTCTCGGAGCGCATGAGGTCATCTCCAGAGACGAGCTTCCCCCGGAGAAACCAGGACCGATTTCCGCTGAACGATGGGCAGGTGCTATTGATCCGGTTGGCGGCGAGAGGCTGGCAGATACTTTGAAGCAGCTGAAGTATGGAGGCTCTGCAGCATTATCCGGCTTGACGGGAGGAACCGATTTCCCCGGTACGGTATATCCGTTCATCCTTCGAAATATCCGACTGCTCGGCATTGACTCGGTCTATTGCCCGATGTCTGTAAGAAAGGATGTCTGGTCTCTGCTGGCAGGACCATGGAAGCCGGAAAGTGTGCTGGCTGAGGGAATTCGCGAAGTAGGTCTTGCAGAGCTGCCAGCCACCCTGGGGCAGATTCTGCAGGGTCAGGCCGTCGGAAGAACGGTGGTTTCGATGTCATAG
- a CDS encoding 2-oxoacid:ferredoxin oxidoreductase subunit beta: MATFKEFRNNVKPNWCPGCGDFSIQAAIQRAAANTGLTPEELAVISGIGCSGRISGYIHAYGLHGIHGRALPIAQGVKLANRDLTVIASGGDGDGFAIGMGHTIHAIRRNMNITYIVMDNQIYGLTKGQTSPRSAEGFVTKSTPSGSIETTLSPLELALSAGATFVAQSFSSDIKQLTALIEEGIKHEGFSIINVFSPCVTFNKVNTYEWFKENIVNLDSFPDYDPSNRIQAMTKLMETGGLLTGLIYQDQSRKSYENQIQGFKETPLAQQDLALTEEQFDHLMAEFR, translated from the coding sequence ATGGCAACCTTTAAGGAATTTCGTAACAATGTGAAGCCGAACTGGTGCCCTGGCTGCGGAGATTTCTCCATTCAGGCTGCGATCCAGCGGGCCGCAGCGAACACAGGATTAACACCGGAGGAGCTGGCGGTAATTTCGGGCATTGGCTGCTCCGGACGGATCTCGGGCTACATTCATGCCTATGGCCTGCATGGTATTCACGGCCGTGCACTCCCGATTGCGCAGGGAGTCAAGCTCGCGAACCGAGACTTGACGGTTATCGCTTCCGGCGGTGACGGAGACGGCTTTGCGATCGGGATGGGTCACACCATTCATGCTATTCGCAGAAATATGAACATCACGTATATCGTAATGGACAATCAGATTTATGGCCTGACCAAGGGACAAACCTCTCCCCGCAGTGCAGAGGGCTTCGTGACCAAGAGCACGCCTAGCGGCTCGATCGAGACGACCTTGTCGCCATTGGAGCTGGCCTTGTCGGCTGGCGCTACGTTTGTGGCTCAATCCTTTTCCAGTGACATTAAGCAGTTAACGGCATTAATTGAAGAGGGCATCAAGCATGAAGGCTTCTCAATTATTAATGTATTCAGTCCATGTGTGACCTTCAACAAGGTGAATACCTACGAATGGTTTAAAGAGAATATTGTCAATCTGGACTCTTTCCCGGATTATGATCCGAGCAACCGGATCCAGGCAATGACGAAGCTGATGGAAACGGGTGGATTGCTGACCGGTCTGATCTATCAAGACCAATCACGCAAAAGCTATGAGAATCAGATTCAAGGCTTCAAAGAGACGCCTCTGGCCCAACAGGACCTGGCGTTAACCGAGGAGCAATTTGACCATTTGATGGCAGAATTCAGATAA
- the ltrA gene encoding group II intron reverse transcriptase/maturase: MNAKRLTTPKENVQQLQEKLGHAAKENKKRRFHALYDKVYRLDILWEAWRRVRANKGSAGIDGETLADIEKQGETCFVHECQRLLKEGEYHPQPVRRYYIPKKDGKKRPLGIPTVRDRVIQMAAKLVMEPIFEADFQETSFGFRPKRSAKQALDRIRKACNRKGNWVVDVDIQGYFDNINQEKLIKLVEMRISDRRILKLLRKWLSAGVMEEGNVRRSDLGTPQGGVISPLLANIYLNYFDLLWERHGSKMGELTRYADDLVVICKTKKDADRAYELIRVIMDRLELTLHPTKTRIVGLWTGEEGFDFLGMHHRKTKAETSKGKVYYTTQQWLCRKAEERIREVVKERLAPPNMRHKTFQDHLEYLNPKIQGWRNYYYTAYSQKKMAKLDWYILQRLAKWVAKKRQRTRWMSSLREVKALSSQCGLKTLL; the protein is encoded by the coding sequence GTGAATGCCAAACGGCTAACAACACCAAAGGAAAACGTTCAACAACTCCAAGAGAAACTAGGTCATGCGGCCAAGGAAAACAAGAAGCGAAGGTTTCACGCGTTGTACGACAAGGTCTACCGGCTGGACATTCTTTGGGAAGCATGGCGAAGAGTACGAGCTAATAAGGGCTCGGCAGGAATAGACGGAGAGACACTGGCAGACATCGAGAAACAAGGAGAAACATGCTTTGTACACGAATGTCAACGGCTTCTTAAAGAAGGCGAGTATCATCCGCAACCCGTAAGGCGCTACTACATTCCGAAGAAGGATGGCAAAAAGCGACCGCTCGGCATTCCCACAGTGAGAGACCGCGTCATCCAGATGGCAGCGAAACTCGTCATGGAACCGATCTTCGAGGCGGATTTTCAGGAAACGTCATTCGGATTCAGGCCAAAACGAAGTGCAAAGCAAGCGTTAGATCGCATTCGGAAAGCATGCAACCGCAAAGGGAATTGGGTGGTCGACGTCGACATCCAAGGGTACTTCGACAACATTAATCAGGAGAAACTCATCAAGCTGGTAGAAATGCGAATCAGCGATAGACGAATTCTGAAGCTGTTGAGGAAGTGGCTAAGTGCGGGTGTCATGGAGGAAGGCAATGTCAGACGCTCAGATTTGGGTACACCACAAGGTGGGGTCATTTCACCACTGCTGGCGAATATCTACCTGAATTACTTTGATCTCCTGTGGGAACGGCATGGCAGTAAAATGGGGGAACTCACACGTTACGCGGACGATCTGGTGGTCATCTGCAAAACAAAGAAGGATGCAGATCGGGCGTACGAACTCATTAGAGTTATTATGGACCGCCTAGAGCTAACGTTACATCCAACCAAGACACGCATCGTTGGACTATGGACAGGAGAAGAAGGCTTTGATTTTCTAGGCATGCACCATCGAAAGACGAAAGCCGAGACATCCAAAGGCAAAGTATACTATACGACCCAGCAGTGGCTGTGTCGCAAGGCGGAAGAGCGAATCCGAGAGGTCGTGAAGGAGCGACTTGCTCCGCCGAATATGCGTCACAAGACTTTCCAGGACCACCTGGAATACTTAAACCCTAAAATACAGGGGTGGCGCAACTACTACTACACAGCTTACAGCCAAAAGAAGATGGCGAAACTGGACTGGTACATCCTCCAGCGACTAGCCAAATGGGTTGCCAAGAAACGTCAACGCACGCGATGGATGAGCTCATTACGCGAAGTGAAAGCACTGTCCTCACAATGTGGACTTAAAACGCTCTTGTGA
- the pduL gene encoding phosphate propanoyltransferase produces the protein MSKTVPVGVSARHIHLSQEHIEALFGAGYQLTEFKPLSQPGQFAANETVAVIGTKGQFDKVRILGPARKASQLEISRTDSFAIGVKAPVRESGYIDGTPGITIKGPAGEVTLEQGVIVAARHIHFHTSDAEKWGIQDKDLLKVRLGGERGLVLEHVVARVSPDFALDMHIDTDEANAAGASTGDTAEIID, from the coding sequence ATGAGTAAAACTGTTCCGGTGGGGGTTTCCGCCCGCCACATTCATTTGAGTCAGGAGCACATCGAAGCATTATTTGGAGCCGGCTATCAGCTGACAGAATTCAAGCCGCTCTCGCAGCCGGGTCAATTTGCTGCCAATGAAACTGTAGCTGTGATCGGCACCAAGGGTCAATTTGACAAGGTTCGTATTTTGGGTCCTGCCCGCAAGGCATCCCAGCTCGAAATATCCCGTACCGATTCCTTCGCAATCGGTGTTAAGGCACCTGTTCGCGAATCTGGCTATATTGATGGTACGCCGGGGATTACAATCAAAGGTCCGGCCGGTGAGGTAACCCTGGAGCAGGGAGTCATCGTGGCCGCGCGCCATATTCATTTTCACACCTCAGATGCAGAAAAATGGGGGATACAGGATAAAGATCTGCTTAAAGTTCGCTTGGGTGGAGAGCGGGGCCTCGTTCTTGAACATGTAGTAGCCCGCGTATCCCCGGACTTTGCACTTGATATGCATATTGATACCGATGAAGCCAATGCTGCCGGTGCGTCCACTGGAGATACAGCAGAAATCATCGACTAG
- a CDS encoding RicAFT regulatory complex protein RicA family protein → MASFDSRDLVIREDIMKKTKELAELISTSEEVKMFQQAEEKIRSHEHVQKLIQTIKKKQKEIVAFETFQNQDMVTKIEREIDELQDEIDAIPVVSEFQQSQSDINYLLQLVMSVIHDTVSQKVNVETGKEAPPSSCG, encoded by the coding sequence ATGGCTTCCTTTGACAGCCGCGACCTGGTAATCCGGGAAGATATTATGAAGAAAACGAAAGAGCTGGCAGAGCTCATTTCGACAAGTGAGGAAGTCAAAATGTTTCAGCAGGCGGAGGAGAAAATCCGCAGTCATGAGCATGTGCAGAAGCTGATTCAAACGATCAAGAAGAAGCAGAAGGAAATCGTGGCGTTTGAAACCTTCCAGAATCAGGACATGGTAACCAAAATCGAACGTGAAATTGATGAGCTTCAGGATGAAATTGACGCTATTCCTGTTGTGTCCGAGTTTCAACAGAGCCAAAGCGATATTAACTATTTGCTGCAGCTCGTGATGTCAGTCATTCATGATACCGTCTCGCAGAAGGTAAATGTCGAGACAGGTAAAGAAGCGCCACCGAGCAGCTGCGGCTAG
- a CDS encoding 2-oxoacid:acceptor oxidoreductase subunit alpha, whose translation MINQLSWKIGGQQGEGVESTDRIFSTALNRLGYYLYGYRHFSSRIKGGHTNNKIRISTDPIRSISDDLDILVAFDQESIDLNAHELRPGGVVVADSKFNPTVPDGTQIRLFSVPITAIAEELGTSLMKNMVASGASWALLGLPLDVFNRAVEEEFGRKGPAVVEKNLEAVKRGSDYVLELAGGPLDEFKLLPADGKQKLFMIGNDAIGLGAVAAGCRLMSAYPITPASEIMEYLIKQLPKFGGTVVQTEDEIAAVTMAIGANYAGVRTMTASAGPGLSLMMEGIGLAGMTETPVVIVDTQRGGPSTGLPTKQEQSDINAMIHGTHGEIPKIVLAPSSIEECFYDTIEAFNLSEKYQVPVILVTDLQLSLGKQSCEPLDYSRIVIDRGSLVAQAPELEEKELFPRYALTENGISPRVLPGQKNGIHHVTGVEHDETGRPSESAINRKNMMDKRLGKLSGLEVRDPVLVDAPYETPDLLIIGMGSTGGTIDQGRELLEKDGISTNHLTVRLLHPFPVEEVLPYVEQARQVIVVENNATAQLAGLVKLHCGHGDKIKSVLKYDGNPFLPSIIYHECKQICTASKELV comes from the coding sequence TTGATTAACCAGTTATCGTGGAAAATTGGCGGCCAGCAGGGTGAAGGTGTCGAGAGTACAGACCGGATTTTCTCAACAGCTTTGAATCGTCTGGGCTATTATCTTTACGGCTACCGTCATTTCTCATCCAGAATTAAAGGCGGTCATACGAATAATAAAATAAGAATCAGCACGGATCCCATTCGCTCAATCTCGGATGATCTGGATATTCTCGTGGCCTTTGACCAGGAAAGTATTGACCTCAATGCGCATGAGCTGCGTCCGGGCGGCGTAGTAGTAGCAGATTCCAAGTTCAATCCGACCGTGCCGGACGGTACCCAGATCCGCTTGTTCTCTGTACCCATTACGGCCATTGCTGAAGAGCTTGGAACGTCACTGATGAAGAACATGGTAGCTTCCGGAGCGTCGTGGGCGCTTCTGGGACTGCCGTTAGACGTATTTAACCGCGCGGTGGAAGAGGAATTTGGCAGAAAGGGCCCGGCTGTCGTAGAGAAGAACCTGGAGGCTGTGAAGCGAGGCTCAGACTATGTCCTGGAGCTGGCCGGAGGCCCGCTGGATGAATTTAAGCTGCTCCCAGCAGATGGTAAGCAGAAGCTGTTTATGATCGGCAACGATGCCATTGGACTTGGCGCGGTAGCAGCAGGCTGCCGTCTCATGAGCGCATACCCGATTACCCCGGCTTCTGAAATCATGGAATATTTGATTAAGCAGCTTCCTAAATTTGGAGGCACAGTCGTTCAAACCGAGGATGAAATTGCTGCGGTGACCATGGCGATCGGTGCCAATTACGCTGGCGTCCGGACGATGACAGCGTCCGCAGGCCCGGGCCTTTCGCTCATGATGGAAGGTATTGGTCTTGCAGGCATGACAGAGACACCGGTAGTTATTGTAGATACCCAGCGCGGCGGACCGAGTACAGGCCTTCCAACGAAGCAGGAGCAAAGTGATATCAATGCTATGATTCACGGAACACACGGTGAAATTCCGAAGATCGTGCTGGCGCCAAGCTCTATTGAAGAGTGTTTTTATGATACGATCGAGGCCTTTAATTTGTCGGAGAAATACCAGGTGCCGGTCATTCTGGTAACCGATCTGCAGCTGTCGCTGGGCAAGCAGTCCTGTGAGCCGCTGGATTACAGCCGGATTGTGATCGATAGAGGAAGCCTAGTAGCCCAGGCGCCGGAGCTGGAAGAGAAAGAGCTGTTCCCGCGCTATGCGCTGACTGAGAATGGAATTTCGCCACGGGTACTGCCAGGACAGAAGAACGGCATTCACCACGTGACCGGAGTCGAGCATGACGAAACCGGACGTCCGTCCGAATCAGCGATCAACCGAAAGAACATGATGGATAAGCGTCTTGGCAAGCTGTCGGGTCTTGAAGTCAGAGATCCGGTTCTGGTAGATGCGCCTTATGAGACACCGGACCTGCTCATTATTGGAATGGGTTCGACGGGAGGTACCATTGACCAGGGCAGAGAGCTGCTGGAGAAGGACGGCATCAGCACCAATCATTTGACGGTACGCCTGCTGCATCCGTTCCCGGTGGAGGAAGTGCTGCCCTATGTGGAACAAGCCCGACAGGTTATCGTGGTGGAGAACAACGCCACTGCACAGCTTGCCGGCCTGGTGAAGCTGCATTGCGGACATGGAGACAAGATCAAGAGCGTACTGAAATATGACGGGAATCCGTTCCTGCCATCCATTATTTATCATGAGTGCAAGCAGATCTGCACAGCAAGCAAGGAGCTGGTATAA
- a CDS encoding NUDIX hydrolase produces the protein MTQNADPSQSTTKRYRTPDGVPADIVMFTLTKRERKTVTKTLPIRELKVMLIRRKSWPCAGMWALPGGFCRESESIYDAATRELKEETGVDGGHLEYLGVYSDPGRDPRGWIISHAFYALVEEWMLEHRQAADDAEEVGLFTVSQALDELELAFDHRRIILDAYRQIQQQMLQTTIAKQFLPEEFTLSELYQVIQTVVPEFKEPNFIRKITSTRSRQGILEEVRNEDGKPVSSNQYSQRPAQLYRFTDHTPLLSMYT, from the coding sequence ATGACGCAAAATGCAGATCCATCTCAATCTACTACGAAGCGCTACCGGACTCCCGATGGCGTACCGGCCGATATTGTAATGTTTACCCTGACGAAGCGGGAGCGAAAGACCGTCACCAAGACCCTGCCGATTCGTGAGCTCAAGGTGATGCTGATCCGCCGTAAATCCTGGCCTTGTGCCGGCATGTGGGCGCTGCCTGGAGGATTTTGCCGGGAAAGCGAATCTATATATGATGCTGCGACACGAGAGCTTAAGGAAGAAACCGGAGTCGATGGCGGCCATCTGGAGTACCTTGGCGTATATAGTGACCCTGGGCGGGATCCACGCGGATGGATTATCAGCCATGCCTTTTACGCCTTAGTCGAGGAATGGATGCTGGAGCACCGGCAGGCTGCGGATGATGCGGAAGAGGTCGGACTTTTCACCGTGAGCCAGGCTCTGGATGAGCTGGAGCTCGCTTTTGACCACCGACGCATCATTCTGGATGCTTACCGCCAAATTCAGCAGCAAATGCTGCAGACGACGATTGCCAAGCAGTTCCTGCCGGAGGAGTTTACGTTAAGCGAGCTGTATCAGGTCATTCAGACGGTCGTGCCGGAATTTAAGGAGCCGAACTTTATTCGTAAGATCACATCTACACGCAGCCGCCAGGGAATTCTGGAGGAGGTGCGGAATGAGGACGGAAAGCCGGTGAGCTCCAATCAGTATTCCCAGCGTCCGGCACAGCTGTACCGATTCACAGACCATACACCACTGCTATCCATGTACACTTAA
- a CDS encoding nicotinate phosphoribosyltransferase yields MKAGLALHTDKYQINMMYAHWVNGSHETRAVFEAYFRKLPFGNGYAVFAGLERIVNYINQLQFSEEDIAYLAKQEEQYEPAFLEELRHFRFQGTIHAMKEGSLVFANEPLIRVEGRIMETQLVETAILNFMNFQTLIATKASRIRQVASGDTLLEFGTRRAQEADAAVWGARAAYISGFHATSNMLAGEQFGIPTKGTHAHSWVQTFHNEQEAFDIFARVMPDQVTLLVDTYDTLSSGVPNAIRTAKKLEAQGKRMNAIRLDSGDLAYLSIKARQMLDDAGLSYVKIVASNDLDENTILDLKAQGAKIDIWGVGTQLITAADQPALGGVYKLVEREVDGAMKATIKISANPEKVSTPGKKEVYRIISKGSGKAIADYICFPEESMPPEGGKLKLFNPLHPYMRKNVRDFQAVPMLTPIFDQGQLVYELPTLEEIREHHNGQLQQFWPEYLRKLNPEIYRINLSEQVWELKQRLIAEYMEELGQDQQDED; encoded by the coding sequence ATGAAGGCTGGACTGGCTTTGCATACGGATAAATATCAGATCAATATGATGTACGCACATTGGGTTAACGGCTCTCACGAGACTCGGGCCGTATTCGAGGCTTATTTCCGCAAGCTTCCCTTCGGCAACGGGTATGCTGTGTTTGCCGGCCTGGAGCGAATTGTTAACTATATTAATCAATTGCAATTCAGTGAAGAGGATATCGCTTACTTAGCCAAGCAGGAGGAGCAGTACGAGCCTGCCTTTCTGGAGGAGCTGCGTCATTTCCGGTTTCAAGGAACGATACACGCCATGAAGGAAGGCTCACTGGTCTTCGCCAACGAGCCTTTAATCCGGGTAGAGGGACGCATTATGGAAACGCAGCTGGTGGAGACAGCCATCTTGAACTTCATGAATTTTCAGACGCTGATTGCAACTAAAGCTTCCCGGATCCGCCAGGTTGCGAGCGGAGATACCCTGCTGGAGTTCGGAACCCGCCGTGCGCAGGAAGCAGATGCTGCCGTATGGGGAGCCAGGGCTGCATATATTTCGGGATTTCATGCTACCTCCAATATGCTGGCCGGTGAGCAGTTCGGCATTCCAACGAAGGGCACGCACGCGCATTCCTGGGTGCAGACGTTTCATAATGAGCAGGAGGCATTCGATATTTTTGCCCGGGTGATGCCAGATCAGGTGACGCTGCTGGTTGATACCTACGATACCTTGTCCAGCGGTGTGCCGAACGCAATCCGGACGGCGAAGAAGCTGGAGGCTCAAGGGAAACGAATGAACGCTATCCGCCTGGACAGCGGAGATCTTGCGTATCTATCCATCAAGGCGCGTCAAATGCTGGATGATGCGGGCCTATCTTATGTCAAGATTGTCGCCTCCAATGATCTGGATGAGAATACAATTCTGGATTTGAAGGCACAAGGTGCCAAGATTGATATTTGGGGCGTAGGCACCCAGCTGATAACGGCAGCGGATCAGCCTGCTCTGGGCGGCGTATACAAACTGGTGGAGCGGGAAGTAGATGGAGCCATGAAAGCCACCATTAAAATTTCTGCCAATCCGGAGAAGGTGTCCACCCCTGGCAAAAAGGAAGTGTACCGAATTATCTCCAAAGGGAGCGGGAAAGCCATTGCAGATTACATCTGCTTCCCTGAAGAGAGCATGCCGCCGGAGGGAGGCAAGCTGAAGCTGTTTAATCCGCTACATCCTTACATGCGCAAGAATGTCCGGGACTTTCAGGCGGTGCCGATGCTGACGCCTATATTTGACCAAGGCCAGCTCGTGTATGAGCTGCCGACACTGGAGGAGATCCGTGAGCATCATAATGGACAGCTGCAGCAGTTCTGGCCAGAATATCTCCGCAAGCTGAACCCCGAAATCTATCGTATTAATTTAAGCGAGCAGGTATGGGAGCTGAAGCAGCGCTTGATCGCGGAGTATATGGAGGAGCTGGGACAGGATCAACAGGATGAGGATTAA
- a CDS encoding cysteine hydrolase family protein, giving the protein MKALIVIDFTHDFVDGKLPVGEAAVAIQHTVAELTRRYVEQQDFVVMAVDLHEENEAYHPEAKLFPPHNLRGTEGRNLFGALESAYKENKEQIYWMDKSRYSAFCGTDLDVKLRERGIREISLIGVCTDICVLHTAVDAYNLGYNITVYKDAVASFNAAGHDWALTHFEGTLGARVINSN; this is encoded by the coding sequence ATGAAGGCATTAATCGTAATTGATTTTACCCATGATTTCGTAGACGGCAAGCTCCCGGTAGGAGAAGCAGCTGTCGCGATCCAGCATACCGTGGCTGAGCTAACCCGCCGCTATGTGGAGCAGCAGGATTTTGTCGTCATGGCCGTAGATTTGCATGAAGAGAACGAAGCCTACCACCCTGAAGCCAAGCTGTTTCCGCCGCATAACCTTCGCGGGACCGAAGGCAGAAATCTCTTTGGTGCACTGGAATCGGCATATAAAGAGAACAAGGAACAGATCTACTGGATGGACAAGAGCCGGTACAGTGCTTTTTGCGGAACGGATCTGGATGTCAAGCTGAGAGAACGCGGCATTCGGGAAATCAGCCTGATCGGTGTCTGTACAGACATTTGTGTGCTGCACACGGCTGTGGATGCGTACAATCTGGGCTATAACATTACGGTATATAAGGATGCAGTAGCCAGCTTTAATGCTGCAGGACATGATTGGGCCTTAACACATTTTGAAGGAACTCTGGGCGCGAGGGTAATAAACAGCAACTAA
- the miaB gene encoding tRNA (N6-isopentenyl adenosine(37)-C2)-methylthiotransferase MiaB gives MSKEKKDYSKYFDFSDAKVLSEDERGKRIRIRGREINILSEPDHRQEKQRGKQDVQVLYNTEVPEEFKHIGKDKYYLVYTYGCQMNEHDSETIKGLLEQMGYMPTEDRKQADIILLNTCAIRENAEDKVFGELGHMKHLKVEKPDLLLGVCGCMAQEEGVVKRILQKHGFVDLVFGTHNIHRLPHLIQEALLSKELVVEVWSKEGDIVENLPKKREGLRGWVNIMYGCDKFCTYCIVPYTRGKERSRRPDDVIAEVRELARQGFKEITLLGQNVNAYGKDFTDIQYGFGDLMDEIRKIDIPRVRFTTSHPRDFDDHLIEVLAKRGNLVEHIHLPVQSGSSEILKKMSRKYSREVYLELVGKIKRAIPDVVLTTDIIVGFPGESDEQFEETLSLVREVGFDFAYTFIYSPREGTPAAVMEDNVPMAVKKQRLQLLNDAIHEYSRKSNDRMKDAIVEVLVEGVSKNKDHMLSGRTRSNKLVHFEGTEDLIGSLVHVRITDPMTWYIKGEMMEPVIPASDAV, from the coding sequence ATGTCCAAGGAGAAGAAGGATTACTCCAAGTATTTTGATTTTTCCGATGCGAAAGTGCTCTCCGAGGATGAGCGCGGCAAAAGAATCCGCATTCGCGGCCGGGAGATTAACATACTATCGGAGCCTGATCATAGACAAGAGAAGCAGCGCGGGAAACAAGATGTACAGGTACTGTACAATACAGAGGTGCCTGAAGAGTTTAAACATATCGGCAAAGACAAGTACTATTTGGTATATACGTATGGCTGTCAGATGAACGAACACGATTCAGAGACGATCAAGGGGCTTCTGGAGCAAATGGGCTATATGCCGACAGAGGACCGCAAGCAGGCAGATATTATTCTGCTCAACACCTGTGCGATCCGCGAGAATGCGGAGGATAAGGTGTTTGGTGAGCTGGGGCATATGAAGCATCTGAAGGTGGAGAAGCCGGATCTGCTGCTGGGTGTCTGCGGCTGTATGGCGCAGGAGGAAGGCGTAGTCAAGCGGATTTTGCAAAAGCATGGCTTTGTGGATCTGGTCTTCGGCACACATAACATTCATCGCCTGCCACACCTCATTCAGGAGGCTCTGCTCAGCAAAGAGCTCGTTGTGGAGGTATGGTCCAAGGAAGGCGACATCGTCGAGAATCTGCCCAAGAAAAGAGAAGGTCTGCGCGGCTGGGTTAACATCATGTACGGCTGCGACAAATTCTGTACCTATTGCATCGTGCCTTACACCCGTGGTAAAGAACGGAGCCGCCGGCCGGATGATGTGATTGCCGAGGTGCGTGAGCTGGCCAGACAGGGCTTTAAGGAAATTACGCTGCTGGGCCAGAATGTGAACGCCTACGGGAAGGATTTTACGGATATTCAGTACGGTTTCGGAGACCTGATGGATGAAATCCGCAAAATTGATATACCTCGAGTGCGCTTTACGACCTCTCATCCGCGGGACTTTGACGATCATCTGATTGAGGTGCTGGCGAAGCGGGGCAATCTGGTGGAGCATATTCATCTCCCGGTTCAATCCGGCAGCAGTGAGATCCTGAAGAAGATGAGCCGCAAGTATTCGCGGGAGGTTTATCTGGAGCTGGTCGGAAAGATCAAGCGAGCCATTCCGGACGTTGTTCTGACTACAGATATCATTGTGGGCTTCCCGGGCGAAAGTGATGAGCAGTTCGAAGAGACGCTCTCCCTGGTCCGTGAAGTAGGCTTTGATTTCGCCTACACCTTTATCTATTCTCCGCGGGAAGGAACGCCTGCAGCGGTTATGGAGGATAATGTTCCGATGGCTGTCAAGAAGCAGCGTCTGCAGCTTTTGAACGATGCAATTCATGAATACAGCCGCAAGAGCAATGACCGGATGAAGGATGCCATTGTGGAGGTTCTGGTAGAAGGGGTCAGCAAGAACAAGGATCATATGCTGTCCGGGAGAACGCGCAGCAATAAGCTGGTCCATTTTGAAGGCACCGAGGATCTGATTGGCAGTTTGGTGCATGTTCGTATCACTGATCCAATGACCTGGTATATCAAGGGCGAGATGATGGAGCCTGTCATTCCTGCAAGCGATGCGGTTTAG